From a single Brassica napus cultivar Da-Ae chromosome C9, Da-Ae, whole genome shotgun sequence genomic region:
- the LOC125592867 gene encoding uncharacterized protein LOC125592867, whose translation MNSVCISSCIDDARDTRVPVRTTYVNLYKWPESDAEFVRSVRRGGGVPTARVVDSISCRQMYLRSYTFSREDDDDKSKSAKVLPSATQTSCLGRFKETASFRKGNKEESDVIVEKSKPSRRREKRRVRKKQKKREQACSVMFRFFRRLLSCAATVDVVDPN comes from the coding sequence ATGAACTCAGTATGCATCTCTAGCTGCATCGACGATGCACGTGATACACGCGTGCCGGTTCGTACCACTTATGTGAATCTCTATAAGTGGCCTGAGTCGGACGCAGAGTTCGTCCGCTCCGTCCGACGTGGAGGCGGCGTACCCACGGCGCGTGTGGTGGATAGTATCTCATGCCGACAGATGTATCTCCGAAGCTACACGTTCTCTCGGGAAGATGACGATGACAAGAGCAAATCGGCGAAGGTACTGCCCTCAGCGACGCAAACCTCGTGTCTAGGGAGGTTTAAGGAAACGGCCTCGTTCAGGAAGGGGAATAAGGAGGAAAGTGATGTCATCGTTGAGAAGTCAAAACCGAGTCGCCGTCGTGAGAAGAGGAGAGTTagaaagaagcagaagaagagagAACAAGCTTGTTCTGTTATGTTCCGGTTTTTTCGAAGGTTACTCTCTTGTGCTGCGACCGTAGATGTtgttgatccaaactag